One genomic window of Paeniglutamicibacter sp. Y32M11 includes the following:
- a CDS encoding DUF4262 domain-containing protein produces MCDGWSAEEVRQHIDNLIERHGWAIPYVESPNPRKIFGYTVGLTKIGAPEFLVRGLDMDDTVEMLNSLASAVALRHERFAHGHTSDWRNGRTLYFSHMHGATNFALNAYSRYGNAVSVLEVHFLDQKVPELSSAMKLRGQSASIGLGRGNHLN; encoded by the coding sequence ATGTGTGATGGATGGTCAGCCGAGGAAGTTCGGCAGCACATCGACAACCTTATTGAGCGGCACGGCTGGGCCATCCCCTACGTGGAAAGCCCTAACCCGCGCAAGATTTTTGGCTACACCGTGGGTCTCACCAAGATTGGGGCGCCGGAGTTTTTGGTTCGCGGCCTAGACATGGACGACACCGTGGAGATGCTGAACAGTTTAGCTTCGGCGGTTGCCCTGCGGCACGAACGCTTTGCTCACGGGCATACCTCTGATTGGCGCAACGGACGGACGCTGTATTTCTCTCACATGCACGGGGCAACCAACTTTGCCCTCAATGCCTATAGCCGTTACGGCAATGCAGTCAGTGTCTTGGAGGTTCATTTTTTGGATCAAAAAGTTCCGGAACTCTCCTCGGCCATGAAGCTCAGGGGGCAATCCGCATCGATTGGTTTGGGGCGCGGAAACCATCTGAACTAA
- a CDS encoding long-chain fatty acid--CoA ligase produces MSVAAILAEGARRHGDLPAITLAGTSTSYRDLWDQTRGYAGALRDAGVTEGDRVAILIPNVPDFARVYYAVLALGAVAVPVHALLKRHEIQYMLTDAGVSLLICAAPLLAEGGPGATAAGARVLTVMSPEPGECKRLEDLAASATPIDTYLPRSPLDIATILYTSGTTGKPKGALGTHFALIEQVNVLLLNTFDMRRGDKIFGGLPLFHTFGQTVALNTGLRAGAEIMLLPKFTGEAALSLILDQGVNIFVGVPTMYVGLLAAAKARPEPAPALRYAVSGGAALPLAILEDFNKHFGAKIHEGYGLTETSPVASFNQVGSEPRPGTVGQPVWGIEVEVARPEVFSSIELLETGELGELVIRGHNLFSGYLNRPEATAEAVVDGWFRTGDLGTKDADGYITIVDRKKDMILRNGYNVYPREVEEVLVGHPEITNAAVFGIDDDTHGQEIVASVTLVSGSTLDAHSIGEYAKERMAAYKYPRLIEILTEFPLGPSGKVLKRELVTRYTRE; encoded by the coding sequence ATGTCCGTTGCCGCGATTCTGGCCGAGGGCGCCAGACGCCATGGCGATCTGCCAGCCATCACGCTGGCAGGGACAAGCACCAGCTACCGTGACTTATGGGATCAGACCCGAGGTTATGCCGGTGCGCTGCGCGATGCCGGGGTGACCGAGGGCGACAGAGTAGCCATCTTGATCCCCAACGTTCCCGACTTCGCTCGTGTCTACTATGCGGTGTTGGCTCTTGGGGCCGTTGCGGTGCCAGTACACGCGCTACTCAAGCGTCACGAGATTCAGTACATGCTCACCGATGCAGGGGTCAGCCTGCTCATTTGCGCCGCTCCGCTGCTGGCAGAGGGAGGCCCGGGGGCAACCGCCGCCGGGGCCCGCGTTCTAACGGTCATGTCCCCAGAGCCCGGGGAATGTAAGCGACTGGAGGACCTCGCCGCGTCGGCGACGCCCATTGACACCTACCTGCCGCGTTCTCCACTAGACATTGCCACCATCTTGTACACCTCGGGAACCACCGGCAAACCCAAGGGAGCGCTCGGCACCCACTTCGCCCTCATCGAGCAGGTCAACGTGCTGTTGTTGAACACCTTCGACATGCGCAGGGGCGACAAGATTTTCGGCGGACTGCCGCTTTTCCACACCTTCGGGCAAACAGTGGCACTGAATACCGGATTGCGCGCCGGGGCGGAGATCATGCTGCTGCCCAAGTTCACCGGCGAGGCCGCCCTCTCCTTGATTTTGGATCAGGGAGTCAACATCTTCGTGGGAGTTCCCACGATGTACGTCGGGCTGCTCGCCGCGGCCAAGGCACGCCCGGAGCCGGCCCCCGCGCTGCGTTATGCGGTCTCCGGCGGTGCCGCCCTCCCGTTGGCCATCCTCGAGGACTTCAACAAGCACTTCGGCGCGAAAATTCATGAAGGATACGGTCTAACCGAAACCTCGCCGGTGGCCTCCTTCAACCAGGTAGGAAGCGAGCCGCGACCCGGGACGGTAGGCCAGCCGGTCTGGGGTATTGAGGTGGAGGTCGCCCGCCCGGAAGTTTTCTCGAGCATCGAGTTACTGGAGACCGGGGAACTGGGCGAATTGGTGATTCGAGGGCACAACCTCTTCTCCGGTTACCTCAATCGCCCCGAGGCCACGGCCGAGGCTGTAGTGGATGGTTGGTTCCGCACCGGGGATCTAGGCACCAAGGATGCCGACGGCTACATCACCATCGTGGACCGAAAGAAGGACATGATCCTGCGCAACGGTTACAACGTGTACCCCCGTGAGGTTGAGGAGGTTCTGGTTGGCCACCCGGAAATCACCAACGCCGCGGTCTTCGGTATTGACGATGACACGCACGGCCAAGAAATCGTGGCCTCCGTGACGCTGGTGTCAGGTAGCACCCTAGATGCGCACAGCATTGGAGAATACGCCAAGGAACGGATGGCCGCATACAAGTACCCGCGCCTGATTGAAATTCTTACCGAGTTCCCGCTGGGCCCCAGTGGAAAGGTTCTCAAGCGCGAGCTGGTGACCCGCTACACCCGCGAGTAG
- a CDS encoding class I SAM-dependent methyltransferase codes for MPRLVAFSCSNASLAPLRERVCAGLSGRVLELGFGSGSNVGHYPMGVSEIVAIEPSDTAWRLSTPVRESSRIQIVRGSRDGQVLNEPDAHVDAALSTFTLCTIPNALAALAEVRRVLKPGGPLHFLEHGLAPDAEVQRFQRRLEPIQKVLAGGCHLTRSTAEMLREAGFEITELDTFYLPGAPKSEGALSLGIAR; via the coding sequence GTGCCGCGCCTTGTCGCATTCTCCTGCTCGAATGCGTCCCTGGCACCGCTGCGTGAGCGAGTGTGTGCCGGGTTGAGCGGGCGCGTCCTTGAATTGGGTTTTGGATCCGGCAGCAACGTGGGGCACTACCCGATGGGCGTGAGCGAAATTGTGGCCATCGAACCCTCCGACACCGCGTGGCGACTTTCAACACCCGTGCGGGAGTCCTCGAGGATACAGATCGTTCGCGGGTCACGTGATGGGCAGGTGCTGAACGAGCCCGATGCCCACGTTGACGCGGCGCTGAGCACCTTCACGCTGTGCACCATCCCCAATGCCCTTGCCGCTCTGGCAGAGGTCCGCCGGGTCCTTAAACCCGGTGGACCTCTGCACTTTCTGGAGCATGGGCTAGCCCCGGATGCTGAGGTTCAACGATTCCAACGCAGACTCGAACCCATCCAGAAGGTACTAGCCGGCGGCTGCCATCTCACCCGCTCCACCGCCGAGATGCTGAGGGAAGCGGGATTTGAGATCACCGAACTTGATACGTTTTACCTTCCCGGGGCACCTAAGAGCGAGGGGGCGCTGAGCCTTGGAATCGCGCGGTGA
- a CDS encoding acyl-CoA dehydrogenase family protein, giving the protein MTISLERTVTSVPGSAQPPRTKDLLERFAPVFGAITATTIESEATRTLAHQAVALLKDSGFTAIRVPQEFGGAGATLTQSLRLLRELGAADSNLVQALRAHFTTVETLVSGSDAAARERWLPRVVAGDVFGNATTEKGNKPGTNSTVLSKEKGRTVLNGTKYYSTGSLYADWIKVSADTSTGESVRVSVHRDTPGLELVDDWDGFGQRLTASGTTRFTNVEVDPENIDASGGVEGVGYGAAYVQAILLVALGGIARAVRRDAVDYVRGRERAFSHGVGDSPQRDPLVQEVVGRISSTVFAIDAVLDTVGARLEEAAVLSTAGQLDAEATAELDTKLSEAQIFVVEQTLDVANRLFEVGGASAASETRRLDRHWRNARVLGQHNPVIYRARAVGQQRLTGDQLTTPIYVGTRTTNGANA; this is encoded by the coding sequence ATGACCATCAGCCTCGAACGCACTGTCACGTCTGTGCCTGGAAGTGCACAACCGCCGAGAACCAAGGATCTGCTGGAGCGCTTCGCTCCGGTGTTTGGGGCCATCACCGCCACGACGATCGAGTCCGAGGCTACCCGCACGCTGGCACACCAAGCCGTCGCGTTGCTGAAGGACTCGGGCTTCACCGCGATCCGTGTCCCGCAGGAATTTGGCGGAGCCGGAGCCACCCTGACCCAGTCGCTGCGCCTCTTGCGTGAACTGGGCGCGGCCGATTCGAACCTCGTCCAGGCGCTGCGTGCGCACTTCACCACCGTGGAAACCTTGGTCTCCGGCAGTGACGCTGCGGCCCGGGAACGTTGGCTGCCACGCGTGGTCGCCGGGGACGTGTTTGGCAACGCCACCACCGAGAAGGGCAACAAACCGGGAACCAACTCCACGGTGCTCAGCAAGGAAAAGGGCCGCACGGTGCTCAACGGTACCAAGTACTACAGCACCGGCAGCCTCTACGCCGACTGGATCAAGGTCAGCGCCGATACCAGCACCGGCGAATCGGTGCGGGTCAGCGTGCACCGCGATACCCCCGGCCTGGAACTGGTGGACGACTGGGACGGCTTCGGCCAGCGACTCACGGCCTCGGGGACCACCCGATTCACCAACGTCGAGGTCGACCCCGAAAATATTGATGCCTCCGGCGGAGTAGAAGGCGTCGGCTATGGTGCCGCCTATGTCCAAGCGATCCTGCTGGTGGCCCTGGGCGGGATTGCCCGCGCCGTTCGCCGCGACGCGGTGGACTATGTCCGCGGGCGCGAACGCGCATTTTCCCACGGCGTGGGAGATTCCCCGCAGCGCGACCCGCTGGTGCAAGAAGTTGTCGGCCGGATCAGCTCCACGGTATTTGCCATCGACGCGGTCCTCGACACCGTGGGCGCACGCCTCGAGGAAGCGGCGGTGCTCTCGACTGCCGGCCAACTTGACGCCGAAGCCACGGCCGAACTGGACACCAAGCTCTCCGAGGCTCAGATCTTCGTGGTGGAGCAGACCCTGGATGTGGCCAATCGGCTCTTTGAGGTCGGTGGCGCTTCCGCGGCCTCCGAGACCCGCAGGCTGGACCGGCACTGGCGCAACGCCCGCGTGCTGGGACAACACAACCCGGTGATCTACCGGGCCCGCGCCGTGGGACAGCAACGGCTCACGGGGGACCAGCTCACCACTCCCATCTATGTCGGAACCAGAACCACGAACGGAGCCAACGCATGA
- a CDS encoding hemolysin family protein has translation MSEYLPGIIWLVVLLVINAFFVGAEFAVISARRSQIEPKAEAGSKAAKTTLWAMEHATLMLATSQLGITVCSLVILNVSEPAIHHLLEIPLGFTSLSAEAIGIIAFIAALLLVTFLHVVIGEMVPKNISFSVPTRAALILAPPLVMVARIVKPVIWSLNGIANAILRLFKVEPKDGATSAYTLDEVAAIVEQSTRDGMLNDASGTLSKAFEFTTKKVSDVEVPLGDMVMLPEGSSPADIQSAVAKHGYSRYILVNADREPVGYLHLKDVMDLTTTQKLNEAVPAKRIRALASTFSGGELEDALAVMRRTGAHVARVFDAEGNTTGVLFLEDIIEELVGEVQDATSA, from the coding sequence ATGAGTGAATATCTTCCCGGAATCATCTGGCTCGTCGTGCTGCTGGTCATCAACGCGTTCTTTGTCGGCGCGGAATTCGCCGTCATCTCCGCCCGGCGTTCGCAGATCGAGCCGAAGGCCGAGGCCGGTTCCAAGGCGGCGAAGACCACCCTCTGGGCGATGGAACACGCCACCTTGATGCTGGCCACCAGCCAGCTGGGCATCACCGTGTGTTCCCTGGTGATCCTGAACGTCTCCGAGCCGGCGATCCACCACCTGCTCGAAATCCCGCTCGGCTTCACTTCCCTGAGTGCCGAGGCCATCGGCATCATCGCGTTCATCGCGGCCTTGCTGCTGGTCACCTTCCTGCACGTGGTGATCGGCGAAATGGTCCCGAAGAACATTTCCTTCTCGGTGCCCACGCGTGCGGCACTGATTCTGGCTCCGCCGCTGGTCATGGTGGCCCGCATCGTCAAACCGGTGATCTGGAGCCTGAACGGCATCGCCAACGCCATCCTGCGCCTGTTCAAGGTGGAACCCAAGGACGGGGCGACCAGCGCCTACACCCTGGATGAGGTGGCAGCCATCGTGGAACAATCCACCCGTGACGGGATGCTCAACGATGCCAGCGGCACGCTGAGCAAGGCGTTCGAGTTCACCACCAAGAAGGTCTCCGATGTGGAGGTTCCGCTCGGCGACATGGTCATGTTGCCGGAGGGTTCTTCCCCAGCCGACATTCAGTCCGCGGTGGCCAAGCACGGGTACTCTCGCTACATCCTGGTGAACGCCGACAGGGAACCGGTTGGCTACCTGCACCTGAAGGACGTCATGGACCTGACCACGACGCAGAAGCTCAACGAGGCGGTTCCTGCGAAGCGTATTCGGGCACTGGCCTCCACTTTCAGCGGTGGCGAGTTGGAAGACGCCCTGGCGGTCATGCGCCGCACCGGTGCCCACGTGGCGCGGGTGTTCGATGCTGAGGGGAACACCACTGGTGTGCTCTTCTTAGAGGACATCATCGAGGAACTGGTCGGCGAGGTGCAGGACGCCACTAGCGCCTGA
- a CDS encoding hemolysin family protein, translated as MYEWIMIGIGLVLTVGTGLFVASEFALVNLDRNDLEARAARGEKRLGTTIKALKITSTHLSSAQLGITLTTLLTGYTFEPAISSLLRGPLLAVGIPEGIVPGIGAVIGIFIATVFSMIIGELVPKNFALALPLATAKIVVPFQALFTTVFKPVILLFNNTANSIIRSFGIEPKEELSGARSAEELSSLVRRSALEGVLDQDHATLLHRTLRFSEHSAADVMTPRVRMVAVDAEHNAEDIISLAIQTGFSRFPVIGRDRDEILGVLHVKQAFALPMEQRATQLATDLMHAPLRIPESMGVESLLGLLRQQGLQVAIVSDEHGGTAGIVTLEDLVEEIVGELEDEHDKVRVGVVKTGRSVTFDASLRPDELLDRTGIKVPDGEEYDTLAGFVTDRLDRIPELGDEVSLPEGTLRVERVLGTHIERLKFTPDDPSRSEHDQIIENMTQDLTHE; from the coding sequence ATGTATGAATGGATCATGATCGGCATTGGCCTGGTCCTCACCGTGGGCACCGGCCTGTTCGTTGCCTCCGAATTCGCGCTGGTCAACTTGGACCGCAACGACCTTGAAGCCCGCGCCGCGCGCGGCGAAAAACGCCTGGGCACCACCATCAAGGCCCTGAAGATCACTTCCACGCACCTCTCCAGCGCCCAATTGGGCATCACCCTGACCACGCTGCTCACCGGCTACACCTTCGAACCGGCCATCAGTTCGCTGCTGCGCGGGCCGTTGCTGGCCGTCGGGATTCCTGAAGGGATCGTGCCGGGCATCGGTGCGGTGATCGGCATCTTTATCGCCACTGTCTTCTCCATGATCATCGGCGAGCTGGTCCCCAAGAACTTCGCCCTCGCTCTGCCGTTGGCTACCGCCAAGATCGTCGTTCCTTTCCAGGCCCTGTTCACCACCGTCTTCAAACCGGTGATCCTGCTGTTCAACAACACCGCAAACTCGATCATCCGGTCCTTCGGCATCGAGCCCAAGGAGGAGCTCTCCGGGGCACGCAGCGCCGAGGAACTCAGTTCCCTGGTGCGCCGCTCTGCATTGGAAGGGGTCCTTGACCAGGACCACGCCACGCTGCTGCACCGCACGCTGCGCTTTTCCGAACACAGTGCCGCCGATGTCATGACCCCGCGCGTGCGCATGGTCGCGGTGGATGCGGAGCACAACGCCGAGGACATCATCTCCCTGGCCATCCAGACCGGTTTCTCCCGCTTCCCGGTGATCGGCCGGGACCGCGATGAGATCCTGGGCGTGCTGCACGTCAAGCAGGCCTTTGCTTTGCCCATGGAACAACGAGCGACACAGCTCGCCACCGACCTGATGCATGCACCGTTGCGCATCCCCGAATCCATGGGCGTCGAATCCCTCCTGGGACTGCTGCGCCAGCAAGGCCTGCAGGTCGCTATCGTCTCCGACGAGCACGGCGGCACCGCCGGCATCGTCACTCTCGAAGACCTCGTCGAGGAGATCGTCGGGGAACTCGAAGACGAACACGACAAGGTCCGTGTCGGCGTCGTGAAAACCGGACGCTCAGTGACCTTCGATGCCTCACTGCGGCCCGACGAACTGCTGGACCGCACCGGGATCAAGGTCCCGGACGGCGAGGAATATGACACCCTCGCAGGTTTCGTCACCGACCGACTCGACCGGATCCCCGAACTCGGCGACGAAGTGTCCCTCCCCGAGGGCACCCTGCGCGTCGAACGAGTACTGGGCACCCACATCGAACGCCTGAAATTCACTCCGGATGACCCCTCCCGGAGCGAACACGACCAGATCATCGAGAACATGACCCAGGACCTGACCCATGAGTGA
- a CDS encoding SDR family oxidoreductase, producing the protein MKVTIIGGHGRIALLAANLLSQRGDSVNSIIRNPDHAADVAATGASAVVLDVENATATEMAEAFAGSDAIVWSAGAGGGNPDRTYAVDRDAAIRSMNAAQLAEIKRFVMVSFASASTEYLVPLDDPFYPYMAAKIAADDHLRGSDLDYTILGPGTLTLEEATGLINGDPDLAADTSTSRANTALAIVATLDSAASIGRTINFVDGQTPIATVMGASN; encoded by the coding sequence ATGAAGGTCACGATCATTGGCGGACACGGACGAATCGCACTATTAGCGGCAAATCTTCTGTCCCAACGCGGCGACAGCGTCAACTCGATTATCCGCAATCCTGACCACGCCGCCGATGTGGCCGCCACCGGTGCCAGCGCCGTGGTGCTTGATGTGGAAAATGCGACAGCCACCGAAATGGCCGAGGCTTTTGCAGGATCCGACGCCATCGTTTGGTCAGCTGGGGCCGGCGGAGGAAACCCCGACCGTACCTATGCCGTGGACCGCGATGCAGCGATTCGTTCCATGAACGCGGCGCAGCTCGCCGAGATCAAGCGCTTCGTGATGGTGTCCTTCGCCAGCGCAAGCACCGAATATCTGGTGCCCCTGGATGACCCGTTTTACCCCTACATGGCCGCAAAGATTGCCGCCGATGATCACCTGCGTGGCAGCGACCTCGACTACACCATCCTCGGACCCGGTACCCTGACCCTCGAGGAAGCCACCGGCCTCATCAACGGCGACCCCGATCTGGCCGCCGATACCTCCACCTCCCGAGCCAATACCGCGTTGGCCATCGTGGCTACGTTGGATTCTGCCGCAAGCATCGGTCGGACGATCAACTTCGTTGATGGACAAACCCCTATCGCCACGGTCATGGGCGCCAGCAACTAA
- the rraA gene encoding ribonuclease E activity regulator RraA: MTFTTCDLFDDDETLQSVSLQFENLGAHPRFSGPIRTVRCYRDNGLVKSLLNSPGDGSVLVVDGAGSLESALMGDMIAAAAVTNGWAGVVIYGAIRDRVALAETPLGIKALGSNPRKSAKDSVGAVDLVVSFGGVTFTPGATLYSDEDGILVSA, from the coding sequence ATGACATTCACGACCTGCGATCTTTTCGACGACGACGAAACCCTGCAATCGGTTTCCCTGCAATTCGAGAACCTCGGTGCCCACCCGCGCTTCAGCGGACCTATCCGTACGGTGCGCTGCTACCGCGACAACGGACTGGTCAAGTCGCTTTTGAACTCCCCCGGCGATGGTTCAGTACTGGTGGTTGACGGAGCCGGCTCACTGGAATCGGCGCTGATGGGCGACATGATCGCCGCGGCAGCGGTGACAAATGGCTGGGCAGGGGTCGTGATCTACGGCGCGATCCGTGACCGTGTGGCGCTAGCCGAAACGCCCCTCGGCATCAAGGCCCTCGGCTCGAATCCACGCAAGAGCGCCAAGGACTCGGTTGGTGCCGTGGACTTGGTAGTCTCCTTCGGAGGCGTCACGTTCACCCCGGGGGCGACGCTTTATTCGGACGAGGATGGCATTCTGGTTTCCGCCTAA
- a CDS encoding LLM class flavin-dependent oxidoreductase: MSKPLLFNAFLMNTASHIHHGQWRHPAARQHEFNDVNLWIDVARTLEDGLFDAMFFADVTGLYGPADGQYVDNVHEGLQIPSNDPAVLLGALAVATKNIGLAYTSNVMQNHPFNFARQVSTLDHISAGRIAWNIVTSTQENAARNFGYDALAEHDARYDWADEYLDVAYKLWEGSWDEGAVLVDKEGGRYADPSKIHKINHVGARYKVEGPHLPSPSPQRTPLLFQAGGSPRGIRFAAKHAEAVFIAPPDPAGARLHTQSARAEAVRAGRGAEDIKFFQGMSFIVGSTHREVDAKREEIAQYSSVVGYLTHTSLGILPDGTRLPEDTELRNIPNNGGQGHVDWLRAANPDREPTLGDLAQNRIDRGVVAGTADEITDQLLAWQDAGIDGVNVMNWRLPDTYLEFNERILPTLQKRGLAKTAYEPGTLRKKIFGHDQLPENHPGANYRGAFGSTQSASRAEAVVAGA; this comes from the coding sequence ATGAGCAAGCCGCTACTGTTTAACGCCTTCTTGATGAACACCGCCAGCCACATCCACCACGGCCAGTGGCGCCACCCGGCGGCCCGACAGCACGAATTTAACGACGTGAACCTGTGGATCGATGTGGCCAGGACCCTGGAGGACGGTCTCTTCGATGCGATGTTCTTCGCCGATGTCACCGGGCTCTACGGCCCGGCCGATGGTCAATACGTGGACAACGTTCACGAGGGACTGCAGATCCCGTCCAACGACCCCGCGGTGTTGCTCGGAGCCTTGGCGGTGGCTACCAAGAACATCGGGCTGGCCTACACCTCCAACGTCATGCAGAACCATCCGTTTAACTTCGCCCGCCAGGTTTCCACCCTCGATCACATCTCCGCCGGGCGCATCGCGTGGAACATCGTGACCAGCACGCAAGAAAATGCTGCGCGGAACTTCGGCTATGACGCTCTGGCCGAGCACGATGCGCGCTACGACTGGGCGGACGAATACCTGGATGTCGCCTACAAGCTCTGGGAGGGATCCTGGGACGAGGGCGCGGTGCTGGTGGACAAAGAAGGCGGTCGCTATGCGGATCCGTCAAAGATCCACAAGATCAACCATGTTGGTGCCCGCTACAAGGTTGAGGGTCCGCATCTGCCTTCCCCCTCACCGCAGCGCACCCCGCTGCTCTTCCAGGCCGGCGGCTCACCGCGCGGCATTCGGTTTGCGGCCAAGCACGCCGAGGCGGTATTTATTGCCCCGCCGGATCCGGCGGGGGCTCGGCTTCACACCCAAAGTGCCCGCGCCGAAGCGGTGCGCGCGGGTCGCGGGGCGGAGGACATTAAGTTCTTCCAGGGCATGAGCTTCATCGTCGGCTCGACCCACCGGGAGGTTGATGCCAAGCGCGAGGAAATCGCGCAGTATTCCTCGGTGGTTGGGTACCTGACCCATACCTCGCTGGGGATCCTGCCCGATGGAACACGGCTGCCCGAGGACACCGAATTGCGCAATATCCCCAACAATGGGGGACAAGGACACGTGGACTGGCTACGCGCCGCAAACCCCGACCGCGAACCGACCCTGGGGGATCTGGCTCAAAACCGCATAGACCGTGGCGTCGTGGCGGGAACGGCCGACGAGATCACCGACCAGCTTCTCGCATGGCAGGATGCGGGAATAGACGGGGTCAATGTGATGAATTGGCGGCTTCCCGACACCTACCTCGAATTTAACGAACGCATCCTGCCCACGCTTCAGAAACGTGGATTGGCAAAAACCGCCTACGAGCCGGGCACCCTGCGCAAGAAAATCTTCGGGCACGATCAACTGCCCGAAAACCACCCCGGCGCCAACTACCGCGGTGCCTTCGGTTCCACCCAAAGCGCCAGCCGGGCCGAAGCTGTGGTCGCTGGCGCCTAG
- a CDS encoding CoA ester lyase produces the protein MAFRNRRAANLPAKLSRSWLLVNAAKPEDFAPALASEADSVIFDMEAAVPDDKKDAARDAVVEALSTGMTAWVRVNGIDTDFWAKDLAALSKAPGLRGVMLAMTEKPEQVTYTAMRLQAGTPVLALIESALGIESATAIASAPGTFRLAFGVNDFRKDTGVSGDPLALAYARGKLVVASRVGKLPGAIDGPSAPGADAAEVLSDSAITASMGMTGKLSLSRTQVDEINLGLSPSTDELSWAHDMLDAHAAGATVGDGSYLPRLARAQKIADLADSYGLWNA, from the coding sequence ATGGCATTTCGTAACCGTCGCGCAGCTAACCTTCCCGCAAAACTATCCCGCTCTTGGTTGTTAGTAAATGCAGCCAAGCCCGAGGACTTTGCGCCGGCTTTGGCCTCCGAGGCCGACTCGGTCATTTTCGACATGGAAGCGGCAGTTCCCGACGATAAGAAAGATGCCGCACGCGATGCCGTGGTCGAGGCGCTTTCCACCGGAATGACCGCCTGGGTGCGTGTTAACGGTATTGATACCGATTTCTGGGCCAAGGACTTGGCTGCCCTCTCTAAGGCGCCGGGACTTCGCGGTGTCATGCTGGCCATGACCGAAAAGCCCGAGCAGGTCACCTACACGGCCATGCGCCTTCAGGCCGGTACTCCGGTGCTCGCCCTGATCGAATCCGCTCTGGGTATCGAAAGCGCTACTGCCATTGCTTCGGCCCCCGGCACCTTCCGACTTGCCTTCGGAGTTAATGACTTCCGCAAGGACACCGGCGTCTCCGGTGACCCACTTGCTCTGGCTTACGCCCGAGGCAAGCTCGTGGTCGCATCACGCGTTGGCAAGCTCCCCGGTGCCATCGACGGACCGTCTGCTCCCGGTGCCGACGCGGCAGAGGTTCTCTCGGATTCCGCGATCACCGCATCCATGGGCATGACCGGCAAGCTGTCGCTCTCACGGACTCAGGTTGATGAGATCAACTTGGGCCTTTCGCCCAGCACCGACGAGCTGTCCTGGGCACACGACATGCTTGACGCCCACGCGGCCGGGGCCACCGTTGGTGACGGTTCGTACCTGCCGCGTCTGGCCCGCGCCCAGAAGATCGCGGATCTGGCTGACTCCTACGGATTGTGGAACGCCTAA